Below is a genomic region from Dama dama isolate Ldn47 chromosome 17, ASM3311817v1, whole genome shotgun sequence.
GGTTTCTGCTCAGAAAATAATATCGAGGCTTCCAACATGTGTTTATTCCCCAGGCGCGCGCACACACGGTCTACCCCGTAAGCAAGCACAGCGACAGGAATGCCAAGCATTTAAACAAAGACAGagcaccctccccctccccaaaccTCAGCCCTCCGAACTCTGCGCTCCCAAAAAAGGATCGCTCTCCCACTCTCCCAGGAGTTCGCTGTTCTTTCTTAACGACTGCAGCCCATCATGGTTTCTCAGAACACCCGCGTAGATCCCTGGCCACACGCTGGGTCCCCGAAGCCACAGCTGACCAAGCTTTAACCAAGAAGCTAATTCGCGAAGCAGAGAcagtgggtggggggcagggatgaAGAACATACTctgagaaggggaaggagaaacGTTTGCTGACACATGTTCGGCGCTCTCACACACGCTCTCGGCGTTAGCCAGAGCGAGAAGGAAATTTACCAGCCTCGGGGAGGGAAAGCAAGTTCCCCCAGAAGGCAGCGGCTGCACTcgctggggagggagagggacaaGCTTTGGCTTAAGGGGGACTTGTTAGGATTGCGCACACTTGGAGTGGGCCCCGGAGCTGAAGCTGGGCTTTCCGGAGCGGGGCGGTCGGCTAGTgctccctcctgtctccctcccccccctgccctcctccctccttttctgaGAGTGTGTAGTTTCCACGGCTCCACTGCTACGGCCGCCGCAGTAGCGTCGGGGACAAGCTTGAGCCGCAAGCAAGGCAGAGAGCGCCCAGCAGCAACCATCACTTTGGGCAAACTTGGGGGTTTCCGGCTCGCGGCGGGTGAGCTGGAGCTTCCCACTTGCCATTCAGTGTCTTAGAGCCGCGGCAGCCAAAGGGGCGGCGGGAGCGCGAGCACCAGACTCTCCCAGACACCAGAGGGGACGAGACAACTGCGGAATTCACCCGCCGTGCCAGGGCACTTCCGAGGCAACAACCGACTGGCACTTTTTCTCCCCTTggcaaactgtttttttttttttaagctacttGGCAGCTGTCTCTGactccacctccccccaccccgtgccTTGTGCTTTTCTTCGGAAATCCGGACAGAATTGGGCATCTTTGTTAATTGCCGTTGGGGGAGCCCGGCTGGGGTCTTTGGCCAGGCCAGCGTCGCCTGCGCACGGAGCCTGGTTTGCTCACCTTTGAACTGCAAAGGGATCAAGTTCAGCTCGAGTAGCCAGTATTGGGActgggagaaaggagagggagcgtgagggagagaggagtgggagaaggggaaaggggaaacgggaggagggaggagagaggaggaggagagagggaggggagggatcgagagggagagagagcggggagagagagaggctgcaATCTCCTCCCTGAATCGCGCACAGCGCTGCAGATCCCAGTGCTCTGACATGCGGGCCGAATGCAGGTGAGGAAAGACACGGACTCTGCGGCTGCGAACCCAAACTTGGGCACCGCGCGGTGCGCACGGCTCAGCCTTCACCCCCGCGGGCGAACGGCTGCTGCGGTTTCAGGCGGCGGCTTCGAGACTAATGACCTTGCGCAGAGTtgttaagaaaaaagagaaacccgAGCTCTCTGGGTGAGACGGGACCGACACTCAGGGCGTCTCTGAAGATGGCTCGGGCTGCTTTTCCGCGCACGGAGGGGACCCGGACGCGAACGGCCGTGTGACTCGAGACGTCTCCACTGCACGGTGCCCGAAGCGACCTGCCGGGATTTTTCATTCCCAATCTGTTGACTGGCTCCCCCGCTGCCTGAGCGGAGACGGAGTTGAGATTGGCTTGTTGCTGGCCCTAGCACCTCTTGCAGGAAGCGACTCACGTTTGCCTGGGCAGCCGGCGCAGAAGCTGGGTCTGGAGTGAGTGGTTGGAACGGGAATTGGACTCAACTCGAGTAGCAGCAAAGACGAGCGGGGTTGGCAGGCGGGGGAGGCTGCAGGCTCGCTCCCGGCCGCTTCCCGGCTCCACCGCCCGCCTGCCGGAGCGGTTCCAGCCCCATCCGACTGAGCGGTGACGGGAGCCCGGGTTCCTCTGCCGGTTGCGGGGATGACTCTGGGGGGGGCGCCGAGCCCGCGGCGCGCAGTGTCCCGTGAACTGTGAGTACTGCGACTGAAAGGCGGCTGGCTAGCGGGCGATTAGCACCCATTGCATAAATTATGAAACAATAACTTTCGGAAGaagcaagaggagaaaaaaaaaaaaaaaaaaaaagaaggatctATCGCTGGTCCCCCCTGGCCGACTCTGGACGCCGCTCTTGCCCCCTCCCTACGTTCCCTCTTGCTTCTTCCCTTCCCGGAGAGGGGAGAGGACTGGGAGGAGGGCAGGCCAGGGGCCCCAGAGGAGGGGGGCGCCGAGGGGCCGTAATTAGAAGGagcaatagcagcagcagcaggagaagaTGCTGAGGATGCGGACCATGGGATGGGCGCGCGCCTGGTGTCTGGGCTGCTGTCTCCTCTTTCCGCTCTCGCTTAGCCTAGCGGCGGCCAAGCAACTCCTCCGGTACCGACTGGCGGAGGAGGGCCCAGCAGACGTCCGCATCGGCAACGTCGCCTCAGACTTGGGCATCGTGACCGGCTCCGGTGAGGTGACTTTCAGCCTCGAGTCGGGCTCAGAGTACCTGAAGATCGACAACCTCACCGGCGAGCTGAGTACCAGCGAGCGGCGCATCGACCGCGAGAAACTGCCCCAGTGTCAGATGATCTTCGACGAGAACGAGTGCTTCCTGGACTTCGAGGTGTCGGTGATCGGGCCCTCGCAGAGCTGGGTGGACCTGTTCGAGGGTCGGGTCATCGTGCTCGACATCAACGACAATACGCCCACCTTCCCGTCACCCGTGCTCACGCTCACGGTGGAGGAGAACCGGCCGGTGGGCACTCTCTACCTGCTGCCTACGGCCACCGACCGGGACTTCGGCCGCAACGGCATTGAGCGCTACGAGCTGCTGCAGGAgcccgggggcggcggcggcggcggcggcggcggcgagggcCGGCGCGCCGGGCCTGCCGACAGCGCCCCCTACCCCGGGGGCGGCGGGAACGGCGGGAGCGGCGGCGGCCCCGGGGGCTCCAAGCGGCGGCTGGACGCGCCAGAAGGCGGCGGCGGGACCAGCCCGGGCGGACGCAGCAGCGTGTTCGAACTGCAGGTGGCCGACACCCCGGATGGCGAAAAGCAGCCGCAGCTGATCGTGAAGGGGGCGCTGGACCGCGAACAGCGCGACTCCTACGAGCTGACCCTGAGGGTGCGCGACGGTGGCGACCCGCCTCGCTCCTCCCAGGCCATCCTGCGGGTGCTCATCACCGACGTGAACGACAACAGCCCCCGCTTCGAGAAGAGCGTGTACGAGGCTGACCTGGCCGAGAATAGCGCCCCGGGGACCCCCATCCTGCAGCTGCGTGCCGCCGACCTGGACGTGGGGGTCAACGGGCAGATCGAGTACGTGTTCGGGGCGGCTACCGAGTCCGTGCGGCGGCTGCTGCGCCTAGACGAGACGTCCGGCTGGCTCAGTGTCCTACACCGTATAGACCGCGAGGAAGTGAACCAGCTGCGCTTCACGGTCATGGCCCGCGATCGCGGGCAGCCCCCCAAAACAGACAAAGCCACGGTGGTCCTTAATATCAAGGACGAGAACGACAACGTGCCGTCCATTGAAATCCGCAAGATCGGGCGTATCCCACTCAAGGACGGGGTGGCCAACGTGGCCGAGGACGTTCTGGTGGACACCCCCATCGCCCTGGTACAGGTGTCTGATCGAGACCAAGGCGAGAATGGAGTGGTCACCTGCACCGTGGTGGGCGACGTGCCCTTCCAGCTCAAGCCGGCCAGTGACACGGAGGGCGACCAGAACAAGAAAAAGTACTTCCTGCACACCTCGGCCCCTTTGGACTATGAGACCACCAAGGAGTTCAACGTGGTCATAGTGGCGGTGGACTCGGGCAGCCCCAGTCTCTCCAGCAACAACTCCCTGATTGTCAAGGTGGGAGACACCAACGACAACCCGCCTGTCTTTGGGCAGTCGGTGGTGGAGGTGTACTTTCCTGAGAACAACATCCCCGGAGAGAGGGTAGCCACGGTGCTGGCTACAGACGCGGACAGTGGGAAAAACGCGGAAATCGCCTACTCGCTGGACTCTTCCGTGATGGGGATCTTTGCCATCGATCCCGATTCTGGGGACATCCTCGTCAATACCGTGCTGGACCGCGAGCAGACTGACAGGTATGAGTTTAAAGTTAACGCCAGAGACAAAGGCGTCCCCGTGCTGCAGGGTAGCACGACAGTGATTGTTCAGGTGGCTGACAAGAATGACAATGACCCTAAGTTCATGCAG
It encodes:
- the PCDH7 gene encoding protocadherin-7 isoform X1; translation: MLRMRTMGWARAWCLGCCLLFPLSLSLAAAKQLLRYRLAEEGPADVRIGNVASDLGIVTGSGEVTFSLESGSEYLKIDNLTGELSTSERRIDREKLPQCQMIFDENECFLDFEVSVIGPSQSWVDLFEGRVIVLDINDNTPTFPSPVLTLTVEENRPVGTLYLLPTATDRDFGRNGIERYELLQEPGGGGGGGGGGEGRRAGPADSAPYPGGGGNGGSGGGPGGSKRRLDAPEGGGGTSPGGRSSVFELQVADTPDGEKQPQLIVKGALDREQRDSYELTLRVRDGGDPPRSSQAILRVLITDVNDNSPRFEKSVYEADLAENSAPGTPILQLRAADLDVGVNGQIEYVFGAATESVRRLLRLDETSGWLSVLHRIDREEVNQLRFTVMARDRGQPPKTDKATVVLNIKDENDNVPSIEIRKIGRIPLKDGVANVAEDVLVDTPIALVQVSDRDQGENGVVTCTVVGDVPFQLKPASDTEGDQNKKKYFLHTSAPLDYETTKEFNVVIVAVDSGSPSLSSNNSLIVKVGDTNDNPPVFGQSVVEVYFPENNIPGERVATVLATDADSGKNAEIAYSLDSSVMGIFAIDPDSGDILVNTVLDREQTDRYEFKVNARDKGVPVLQGSTTVIVQVADKNDNDPKFMQDVFTFYVKENLQPNSPVGMVTVMDADKGRNAEMSLYIEENSNIFSIENDTGTIYSTMSFDREHQTTYTFRVKAVDGGEPPRSATATVSLFVMDENDNAPTVTLPRNISYTLLPPSSNVRTVVATVLATDSDDGINADLNYSIVGGNPFKLFEIDSTSGVVSLVGKLTQKHYGLHRLVVQVNDSGQPSQSTTTLVHVFVNESVSNATVIDSQIARSLHTPLTQDIAGDPSYEISKQRLSIVIGVVAGIMTVILIILIVVMARYCRSKNKNGYEAGKKDHEDFFTPQQHDKSKKPKKDKKNKKSKQPLYSSIVTVEASKPNGQRYDSVNEKLSDSPSMGRYRSVNGGPGSPDLARHYKSSSPLPTVQLHPQSPTAGKKHQAVQDLPPANTFVGAGDNISIGSDHCSEYSCQTNNKYSKQVDTVQTTKPPGHIEESCKMNPFRRVTFSVVSQPQDPHQGSLQSCYDSGLEESETPSSKSSSGPRLGALPLPEDNYERTTPDGSVGEAEHMENDSRPLPDVALTGKCTRECDEYGHSDSCWMPVRTSPERKKSQPKLSTFMPVDERGSQEKLANGEAAIMGDRNRNLLNKKLTSSYETFSAASFSKNEDANTEDIPLTKTGEYKPSPVNTLTRREVYL
- the PCDH7 gene encoding protocadherin-7 isoform X3, with the translated sequence MLRMRTMGWARAWCLGCCLLFPLSLSLAAAKQLLRYRLAEEGPADVRIGNVASDLGIVTGSGEVTFSLESGSEYLKIDNLTGELSTSERRIDREKLPQCQMIFDENECFLDFEVSVIGPSQSWVDLFEGRVIVLDINDNTPTFPSPVLTLTVEENRPVGTLYLLPTATDRDFGRNGIERYELLQEPGGGGGGGGGGEGRRAGPADSAPYPGGGGNGGSGGGPGGSKRRLDAPEGGGGTSPGGRSSVFELQVADTPDGEKQPQLIVKGALDREQRDSYELTLRVRDGGDPPRSSQAILRVLITDVNDNSPRFEKSVYEADLAENSAPGTPILQLRAADLDVGVNGQIEYVFGAATESVRRLLRLDETSGWLSVLHRIDREEVNQLRFTVMARDRGQPPKTDKATVVLNIKDENDNVPSIEIRKIGRIPLKDGVANVAEDVLVDTPIALVQVSDRDQGENGVVTCTVVGDVPFQLKPASDTEGDQNKKKYFLHTSAPLDYETTKEFNVVIVAVDSGSPSLSSNNSLIVKVGDTNDNPPVFGQSVVEVYFPENNIPGERVATVLATDADSGKNAEIAYSLDSSVMGIFAIDPDSGDILVNTVLDREQTDRYEFKVNARDKGVPVLQGSTTVIVQVADKNDNDPKFMQDVFTFYVKENLQPNSPVGMVTVMDADKGRNAEMSLYIEENSNIFSIENDTGTIYSTMSFDREHQTTYTFRVKAVDGGEPPRSATATVSLFVMDENDNAPTVTLPRNISYTLLPPSSNVRTVVATVLATDSDDGINADLNYSIVGGNPFKLFEIDSTSGVVSLVGKLTQKHYGLHRLVVQVNDSGQPSQSTTTLVHVFVNESVSNATVIDSQIARSLHTPLTQDIAGDPSYEISKQRLSIVIGVVAGIMTVILIILIVVMARYCRSKNKNGYEAGKKDHEDFFTPQQHDKSKKPKKDKKNKKSKQPLYSSIVTVEASKPNGQRYDSVNEKLSDSPSMGRYRSVNGGPGSPDLARHYKSSSPLPTVQLHPQSPTAGKKHQAVQDLPPANTFVGAGDNISIGSDHCSEYSCQTNNKYSKQPFRRVTFSVVSQPQDPHQGSLQSCYDSGLEESETPSSKSSSGPRLGALPLPEDNYERTTPDGSVDSRPLPDVALTGKCTRECDEYGHSDSCWMPVRTSPERKKSQPKLSTFMPVDERGSQEKLANGEAAIMGDRNRNLLNKKLTSSYETFSAASFSKNEDANTEDIPLTKTGEYKPSPVNTLTRREVYL
- the PCDH7 gene encoding protocadherin-7 isoform X7 — protein: MLRMRTMGWARAWCLGCCLLFPLSLSLAAAKQLLRYRLAEEGPADVRIGNVASDLGIVTGSGEVTFSLESGSEYLKIDNLTGELSTSERRIDREKLPQCQMIFDENECFLDFEVSVIGPSQSWVDLFEGRVIVLDINDNTPTFPSPVLTLTVEENRPVGTLYLLPTATDRDFGRNGIERYELLQEPGGGGGGGGGGEGRRAGPADSAPYPGGGGNGGSGGGPGGSKRRLDAPEGGGGTSPGGRSSVFELQVADTPDGEKQPQLIVKGALDREQRDSYELTLRVRDGGDPPRSSQAILRVLITDVNDNSPRFEKSVYEADLAENSAPGTPILQLRAADLDVGVNGQIEYVFGAATESVRRLLRLDETSGWLSVLHRIDREEVNQLRFTVMARDRGQPPKTDKATVVLNIKDENDNVPSIEIRKIGRIPLKDGVANVAEDVLVDTPIALVQVSDRDQGENGVVTCTVVGDVPFQLKPASDTEGDQNKKKYFLHTSAPLDYETTKEFNVVIVAVDSGSPSLSSNNSLIVKVGDTNDNPPVFGQSVVEVYFPENNIPGERVATVLATDADSGKNAEIAYSLDSSVMGIFAIDPDSGDILVNTVLDREQTDRYEFKVNARDKGVPVLQGSTTVIVQVADKNDNDPKFMQDVFTFYVKENLQPNSPVGMVTVMDADKGRNAEMSLYIEENSNIFSIENDTGTIYSTMSFDREHQTTYTFRVKAVDGGEPPRSATATVSLFVMDENDNAPTVTLPRNISYTLLPPSSNVRTVVATVLATDSDDGINADLNYSIVGGNPFKLFEIDSTSGVVSLVGKLTQKHYGLHRLVVQVNDSGQPSQSTTTLVHVFVNESVSNATVIDSQIARSLHTPLTQDIAGDPSYEISKQRLSIVIGVVAGIMTVILIILIVVMARYCRSKNKNGYEAGKKDHEDFFTPQQHDKSKKPKKDKKNKKSKQPLYSSIVTVEASKPNGQRYDSVNEKLSDSPSMGRYRSVNGGPGSPDLARHYKSSSPLPTVQLHPQSPTAGKKHQAVQDLPPANTFVGAGDNISIGSDHCSEYSCQTNNKYSKQMRLHPYITVFG
- the PCDH7 gene encoding protocadherin-7 isoform X6, whose translation is MLRMRTMGWARAWCLGCCLLFPLSLSLAAAKQLLRYRLAEEGPADVRIGNVASDLGIVTGSGEVTFSLESGSEYLKIDNLTGELSTSERRIDREKLPQCQMIFDENECFLDFEVSVIGPSQSWVDLFEGRVIVLDINDNTPTFPSPVLTLTVEENRPVGTLYLLPTATDRDFGRNGIERYELLQEPGGGGGGGGGGEGRRAGPADSAPYPGGGGNGGSGGGPGGSKRRLDAPEGGGGTSPGGRSSVFELQVADTPDGEKQPQLIVKGALDREQRDSYELTLRVRDGGDPPRSSQAILRVLITDVNDNSPRFEKSVYEADLAENSAPGTPILQLRAADLDVGVNGQIEYVFGAATESVRRLLRLDETSGWLSVLHRIDREEVNQLRFTVMARDRGQPPKTDKATVVLNIKDENDNVPSIEIRKIGRIPLKDGVANVAEDVLVDTPIALVQVSDRDQGENGVVTCTVVGDVPFQLKPASDTEGDQNKKKYFLHTSAPLDYETTKEFNVVIVAVDSGSPSLSSNNSLIVKVGDTNDNPPVFGQSVVEVYFPENNIPGERVATVLATDADSGKNAEIAYSLDSSVMGIFAIDPDSGDILVNTVLDREQTDRYEFKVNARDKGVPVLQGSTTVIVQVADKNDNDPKFMQDVFTFYVKENLQPNSPVGMVTVMDADKGRNAEMSLYIEENSNIFSIENDTGTIYSTMSFDREHQTTYTFRVKAVDGGEPPRSATATVSLFVMDENDNAPTVTLPRNISYTLLPPSSNVRTVVATVLATDSDDGINADLNYSIVGGNPFKLFEIDSTSGVVSLVGKLTQKHYGLHRLVVQVNDSGQPSQSTTTLVHVFVNESVSNATVIDSQIARSLHTPLTQDIAGDPSYEISKQRLSIVIGVVAGIMTVILIILIVVMARYCRSKNKNGYEAGKKDHEDFFTPQQHDKSKKPKKDKKNKKSKQPLYSSIVTVEASKPNGQRYDSVNEKLSDSPSMGRYRSVNGGPGSPDLARHYKSSSPLPTVQLHPQSPTAGKKHQAVQDLPPANTFVGAGDNISIGSDHCSEYSCQTNNKYSKQVKKLRLSLEQLAQDCFVNKGYS
- the PCDH7 gene encoding protocadherin-7 isoform X5 — encoded protein: MLRMRTMGWARAWCLGCCLLFPLSLSLAAAKQLLRYRLAEEGPADVRIGNVASDLGIVTGSGEVTFSLESGSEYLKIDNLTGELSTSERRIDREKLPQCQMIFDENECFLDFEVSVIGPSQSWVDLFEGRVIVLDINDNTPTFPSPVLTLTVEENRPVGTLYLLPTATDRDFGRNGIERYELLQEPGGGGGGGGGGEGRRAGPADSAPYPGGGGNGGSGGGPGGSKRRLDAPEGGGGTSPGGRSSVFELQVADTPDGEKQPQLIVKGALDREQRDSYELTLRVRDGGDPPRSSQAILRVLITDVNDNSPRFEKSVYEADLAENSAPGTPILQLRAADLDVGVNGQIEYVFGAATESVRRLLRLDETSGWLSVLHRIDREEVNQLRFTVMARDRGQPPKTDKATVVLNIKDENDNVPSIEIRKIGRIPLKDGVANVAEDVLVDTPIALVQVSDRDQGENGVVTCTVVGDVPFQLKPASDTEGDQNKKKYFLHTSAPLDYETTKEFNVVIVAVDSGSPSLSSNNSLIVKVGDTNDNPPVFGQSVVEVYFPENNIPGERVATVLATDADSGKNAEIAYSLDSSVMGIFAIDPDSGDILVNTVLDREQTDRYEFKVNARDKGVPVLQGSTTVIVQVADKNDNDPKFMQDVFTFYVKENLQPNSPVGMVTVMDADKGRNAEMSLYIEENSNIFSIENDTGTIYSTMSFDREHQTTYTFRVKAVDGGEPPRSATATVSLFVMDENDNAPTVTLPRNISYTLLPPSSNVRTVVATVLATDSDDGINADLNYSIVGGNPFKLFEIDSTSGVVSLVGKLTQKHYGLHRLVVQVNDSGQPSQSTTTLVHVFVNESVSNATVIDSQIARSLHTPLTQDIAGDPSYEISKQRLSIVIGVVAGIMTVILIILIVVMARYCRSKNKNGYEAGKKDHEDFFTPQQHDKSKKPKKDKKNKKSKQPLYSSIVTVEASKPNGQRYDSVNEKLSDSPSMGRYRSVNGGPGSPDLARHYKSSSPLPTVQLHPQSPTAGKKHQAVQDLPPANTFVGAGDNISIGSDHCSEYSCQTNNKYSKQVDTVQTTKPPGHIEESCKMNPFRRVTFSVVSQPQDPHQGSLQSCYDSGLEESETPSSKSSSGPRLGALPLPEDNYERTTPDGSVGEAEHMENGVAAITTFPFLPFPHGKTHGRRVLLRPLH
- the PCDH7 gene encoding protocadherin-7 isoform X2; the protein is MLRMRTMGWARAWCLGCCLLFPLSLSLAAAKQLLRYRLAEEGPADVRIGNVASDLGIVTGSGEVTFSLESGSEYLKIDNLTGELSTSERRIDREKLPQCQMIFDENECFLDFEVSVIGPSQSWVDLFEGRVIVLDINDNTPTFPSPVLTLTVEENRPVGTLYLLPTATDRDFGRNGIERYELLQEPGGGGGGGGGGEGRRAGPADSAPYPGGGGNGGSGGGPGGSKRRLDAPEGGGGTSPGGRSSVFELQVADTPDGEKQPQLIVKGALDREQRDSYELTLRVRDGGDPPRSSQAILRVLITDVNDNSPRFEKSVYEADLAENSAPGTPILQLRAADLDVGVNGQIEYVFGAATESVRRLLRLDETSGWLSVLHRIDREEVNQLRFTVMARDRGQPPKTDKATVVLNIKDENDNVPSIEIRKIGRIPLKDGVANVAEDVLVDTPIALVQVSDRDQGENGVVTCTVVGDVPFQLKPASDTEGDQNKKKYFLHTSAPLDYETTKEFNVVIVAVDSGSPSLSSNNSLIVKVGDTNDNPPVFGQSVVEVYFPENNIPGERVATVLATDADSGKNAEIAYSLDSSVMGIFAIDPDSGDILVNTVLDREQTDRYEFKVNARDKGVPVLQGSTTVIVQVADKNDNDPKFMQDVFTFYVKENLQPNSPVGMVTVMDADKGRNAEMSLYIEENSNIFSIENDTGTIYSTMSFDREHQTTYTFRVKAVDGGEPPRSATATVSLFVMDENDNAPTVTLPRNISYTLLPPSSNVRTVVATVLATDSDDGINADLNYSIVGGNPFKLFEIDSTSGVVSLVGKLTQKHYGLHRLVVQVNDSGQPSQSTTTLVHVFVNESVSNATVIDSQIARSLHTPLTQDIAGDPSYEISKQRLSIVIGVVAGIMTVILIILIVVMARYCRSKNKNGYEAGKKDHEDFFTPQQHDKSKKPKKDKKNKKSKQPLYSSIVTVEASKPNGQRYDSVNEKLSDSPSMGRYRSVNGGPGSPDLARHYKSSSPLPTVQLHPQSPTAGKKHQAVQDLPPANTFVGAGDNISIGSDHCSEYSCQTNNKYSKQPFRRVTFSVVSQPQDPHQGSLQSCYDSGLEESETPSSKSSSGPRLGALPLPEDNYERTTPDGSVGEAEHMENDSRPLPDVALTGKCTRECDEYGHSDSCWMPVRTSPERKKSQPKLSTFMPVDERGSQEKLANGEAAIMGDRNRNLLNKKLTSSYETFSAASFSKNEDANTEDIPLTKTGEYKPSPVNTLTRREVYL
- the PCDH7 gene encoding protocadherin-7 isoform X4, whose amino-acid sequence is MLRMRTMGWARAWCLGCCLLFPLSLSLAAAKQLLRYRLAEEGPADVRIGNVASDLGIVTGSGEVTFSLESGSEYLKIDNLTGELSTSERRIDREKLPQCQMIFDENECFLDFEVSVIGPSQSWVDLFEGRVIVLDINDNTPTFPSPVLTLTVEENRPVGTLYLLPTATDRDFGRNGIERYELLQEPGGGGGGGGGGEGRRAGPADSAPYPGGGGNGGSGGGPGGSKRRLDAPEGGGGTSPGGRSSVFELQVADTPDGEKQPQLIVKGALDREQRDSYELTLRVRDGGDPPRSSQAILRVLITDVNDNSPRFEKSVYEADLAENSAPGTPILQLRAADLDVGVNGQIEYVFGAATESVRRLLRLDETSGWLSVLHRIDREEVNQLRFTVMARDRGQPPKTDKATVVLNIKDENDNVPSIEIRKIGRIPLKDGVANVAEDVLVDTPIALVQVSDRDQGENGVVTCTVVGDVPFQLKPASDTEGDQNKKKYFLHTSAPLDYETTKEFNVVIVAVDSGSPSLSSNNSLIVKVGDTNDNPPVFGQSVVEVYFPENNIPGERVATVLATDADSGKNAEIAYSLDSSVMGIFAIDPDSGDILVNTVLDREQTDRYEFKVNARDKGVPVLQGSTTVIVQVADKNDNDPKFMQDVFTFYVKENLQPNSPVGMVTVMDADKGRNAEMSLYIEENSNIFSIENDTGTIYSTMSFDREHQTTYTFRVKAVDGGEPPRSATATVSLFVMDENDNAPTVTLPRNISYTLLPPSSNVRTVVATVLATDSDDGINADLNYSIVGGNPFKLFEIDSTSGVVSLVGKLTQKHYGLHRLVVQVNDSGQPSQSTTTLVHVFVNESVSNATVIDSQIARSLHTPLTQDIAGDPSYEISKQRLSIVIGVVAGIMTVILIILIVVMARYCRSKNKNGYEAGKKDHEDFFTPQQHDKSKKPKKDKKNKKSKQPLYSSIVTVEASKPNGQRYDSVNEKLSDSPSMGRYRSVNGGPGSPDLARHYKSSSPLPTVQLHPQSPTAGKKHQAVQDLPPANTFVGAGDNISIGSDHCSEYSCQTNNKYSKQPFRRVTFSVVSQPQDPHQGSLQSCYDSGLEESETPSNSRPLPDVALTGKCTRECDEYGHSDSCWMPVRTSPERKKSQPKLSTFMPVDERGSQEKLANGEAAIMGDRNRNLLNKKLTSSYETFSAASFSKNEDANTEDIPLTKTGEYKPSPVNTLTRREVYL